A genomic region of Gemmatimonadota bacterium contains the following coding sequences:
- a CDS encoding apolipoprotein A1/A4/E family protein, with product MQNTDSSGSKKDPIAELQARLEAAIDEVRPKMRRAFDELNARLDAALEDVQPRVDAALSDARPAVDRFVADIQPRMDSLLERLQAKLEALRSELRSRAERATRPEEEPGPIKGELPPTGSAAAEPPPEK from the coding sequence GTGCAGAATACCGACAGCTCCGGCTCGAAGAAGGACCCGATTGCCGAGCTTCAGGCCCGCCTCGAAGCGGCAATCGATGAAGTGCGGCCGAAAATGAGACGCGCGTTCGACGAGCTGAACGCCAGGCTGGACGCGGCGCTCGAGGATGTGCAGCCCAGGGTGGACGCCGCCCTGAGTGACGCTCGCCCGGCGGTGGACCGCTTCGTTGCGGATATCCAGCCGCGCATGGACAGCCTGCTCGAACGGCTGCAGGCCAAGCTCGAGGCGCTGCGCTCCGAACTGCGGAGCCGGGCGGAACGCGCTACCAGGCCCGAGGAGGAGCCCGGGCCGATCAAGGGCGAGTTGCCGCCCACAGGCTCGGCCGCCGCGGAGCCCCCGCCCGAAAAGTAG
- a CDS encoding tetratricopeptide repeat protein, with protein MRTTGGVPLVWAAALAACASASGVPEAASEGKATLQPRTPAAEAGAPVAAEAPGTPAPAPTPAAGAGAATQPAATAGEPQAVSLLGQPLYPPLLGPEVRERLEQNLAAARAAYEAGPDDADRIIWLGRRLAYLGRYREAIATFSEGIRKHPDDPRMFRHRGHRYITLRELDNAMADLEQAASLIRGKLDEVEPDGAPNPYNIPTSTLQSNIWYHLGLAHYLRGDFERALPAYLECLKVSNNPDMLVATSDWLYMTLRRLGRAEEAALVLEPIHQQMKILENHAYHRRLLMYRGEIPPDALLDAGSGDPVELATQGYGVGNWYLYNGERERALEVFRRVLTLSNWAAFGYIAAEAELARGRGDG; from the coding sequence ATGAGGACAACCGGGGGAGTGCCACTCGTATGGGCCGCAGCACTGGCCGCGTGCGCCAGCGCGAGCGGGGTGCCGGAGGCCGCATCAGAGGGGAAGGCGACGCTGCAGCCCCGGACGCCCGCGGCCGAGGCGGGCGCTCCCGTGGCCGCAGAGGCTCCCGGCACCCCAGCGCCTGCGCCGACCCCGGCGGCCGGCGCGGGGGCCGCCACGCAACCGGCCGCCACGGCCGGCGAGCCACAGGCCGTTTCGCTCCTGGGACAGCCGCTCTACCCGCCTCTACTCGGCCCCGAAGTACGCGAGCGGCTGGAGCAGAACCTGGCGGCGGCGCGTGCGGCATACGAGGCGGGGCCAGACGATGCGGACCGCATCATCTGGCTGGGCCGCCGCCTGGCCTACCTGGGCCGCTACCGCGAGGCGATCGCGACTTTTTCCGAGGGGATCCGCAAACACCCGGACGACCCGCGCATGTTCCGCCACCGCGGCCACCGCTACATCACCCTGCGCGAACTCGATAACGCGATGGCCGACCTCGAGCAGGCGGCCAGCCTGATCCGTGGGAAGCTGGACGAGGTCGAGCCCGATGGGGCGCCCAACCCCTACAACATCCCGACCAGCACGCTGCAGTCCAACATCTGGTACCACCTGGGGCTGGCCCATTACCTGAGGGGCGACTTCGAGAGGGCGTTGCCCGCCTACCTGGAGTGCCTGAAGGTCTCGAACAATCCAGACATGCTGGTGGCGACCAGCGACTGGTTGTACATGACGCTGCGGCGGCTGGGCCGTGCGGAGGAAGCGGCGCTGGTCCTCGAGCCGATCCACCAGCAGATGAAGATCCTGGAGAACCACGCCTACCACCGCCGGCTGCTCATGTACAGGGGCGAGATCCCGCCCGATGCACTGCTCGATGCCGGGAGCGGGGACCCCGTCGAGCTGGCCACGCAGGGCTACGGCGTGGGCAACTGGTACCTGTACAATGGGGAGCGGGAGCGGGCGCTCGAGGTGTTCCGCCGCGTCCTGACGCTCAGCAACTGGGCGGCGTTCGGCTACATTGCGGCGGAGGCGGAGCTGGCGCGCGGGCGGGGGGATGGCTGA